The Campylobacter sp. CN_NE2 genome contains a region encoding:
- the mltG gene encoding endolytic transglycosylase MltG: MKFFRFLCFLIEAILVVVGVFLSDLTTKIPNEKIVEIPEGSAVKILSELSKKYPYFTKFDARILASFGHAKAGSFELSGTNLAKIDFLYELTKAKPLMQSFTLIPGETTIVFLKNLAKDHNFDFEKLQSEYNAITPFYEGFLVPETYKISKDENEAGIIKHLVNSSLKFHENLSKEILGDFNITAWQSVIIKASVIQKEAANADEMPIVASVIENRLAKNMKLQMDGTLNYGEYSHIRVTPERIRTDTSEFNTYLHDGLPKSAVCTVSKDAIKAALNPATTDYLYFMLDRKKGAHDFAKTIAEHQRNVAKARK, encoded by the coding sequence ATGAAATTTTTTAGATTTTTATGTTTTTTGATTGAAGCTATTTTGGTGGTTGTGGGTGTTTTTTTATCTGATTTAACGACAAAAATTCCAAACGAAAAAATAGTCGAAATCCCCGAAGGCTCGGCAGTCAAAATTCTTTCCGAACTTTCAAAAAAATATCCATATTTTACTAAATTTGATGCTAGAATTTTAGCTAGTTTTGGACATGCTAAGGCGGGAAGTTTCGAGCTTTCAGGCACGAATTTAGCTAAAATTGATTTTTTATATGAGCTAACAAAGGCTAAGCCCCTAATGCAAAGCTTTACGCTGATTCCGGGCGAGACGACCATCGTGTTTTTGAAAAATTTAGCAAAAGATCATAATTTTGATTTTGAAAAACTTCAAAGCGAATATAATGCGATTACGCCGTTTTATGAGGGTTTTTTAGTGCCTGAAACATATAAAATTTCAAAAGATGAAAACGAAGCAGGAATTATAAAACATTTGGTAAATTCTTCGCTTAAATTCCATGAAAATTTAAGCAAAGAAATTTTGGGAGATTTTAATATAACTGCTTGGCAAAGCGTGATAATCAAGGCTTCTGTTATTCAAAAAGAAGCTGCAAATGCTGATGAAATGCCGATTGTCGCATCTGTCATCGAAAATCGTTTAGCTAAAAATATGAAACTTCAAATGGACGGAACGCTAAATTACGGTGAGTATTCGCATATTAGGGTTACGCCTGAGCGAATTCGCACAGACACTAGCGAATTTAATACATACTTGCACGACGGATTACCAAAAAGTGCCGTTTGCACGGTCTCAAAAGACGCTATAAAAGCCGCTCTTAATCCTGCTACGACAGATTATCTATATTTTATGCTTGATCGCAAAAAAGGCGCACATGACTTTGCAAAAACCATCGCCGAACATCAAAGAAATGTAGCAAAAGCAAGAAAGTAG
- a CDS encoding acyl-[acyl-carrier-protein] thioesterase: MIVKSDYFPLFNDFENNGNIKIEKVLEFFENSGGIHSDLVGNSISKMLENGKSWVLNEWNIEILKYPKNGEAKFEVKTWILPRQSPLYSIREYELCAQNEVYIKGSSKWILFDLINSKIGKIDKSLIDMYEPESVDTKFEVKKIEIPQNFDTKTAINVRKSDIDINNHVHNTLYLHFAYEALPDEIYKNMNFSKIRISYKNSIKFGEKIICKYAKAINSHIVAIYNDKDSLKAILEFV; the protein is encoded by the coding sequence ATGATAGTAAAAAGCGATTATTTTCCGCTATTTAACGATTTTGAAAATAACGGCAATATTAAAATTGAAAAAGTTTTGGAATTTTTTGAAAATTCCGGCGGAATTCACTCTGATTTGGTCGGAAATAGTATTTCAAAAATGCTAGAAAACGGAAAAAGCTGGGTTTTAAATGAGTGGAATATTGAGATTTTAAAATATCCAAAAAACGGCGAAGCTAAATTTGAAGTTAAAACTTGGATTTTACCGCGACAATCGCCACTTTATAGTATTAGGGAGTATGAGCTTTGTGCTCAAAATGAAGTTTATATAAAGGGTAGTTCTAAGTGGATTTTGTTTGATTTGATAAATTCAAAAATTGGCAAAATCGATAAATCTTTAATCGATATGTATGAGCCTGAAAGCGTTGATACTAAATTTGAAGTTAAAAAAATAGAAATTCCACAAAATTTTGATACCAAAACCGCTATAAATGTCCGAAAAAGCGACATAGACATAAATAACCATGTCCATAATACGCTTTATTTGCACTTTGCGTATGAAGCTTTGCCTGATGAAATTTATAAAAATATGAATTTTTCAAAAATTAGAATTTCATATAAAAATAGTATAAAATTTGGCGAAAAAATCATCTGCAAATATGCAAAAGCCATAAATTCGCATATCGTGGCAATTTATAATGATAAAGATAGTTTAAAAGCGATTTTGGAATTTGTTTAA
- a CDS encoding NADP-dependent isocitrate dehydrogenase, whose translation MSDIIYTYTDEAPAMATFSLFPIIKRFLKSANVDIEMMDISLAGRVLANFADYLKPEQQIPDFLKILGDMTKEKSANIIKLPNISASVPQLVACIDELRSKGFMVPNYPSEPKDEKEKDIFARYQKVLGSAVNPVLREGNSDRRSAKAVKEYAKANPHRNGKWDKDTKTEVLAMSEGDFYANEKSHIFADATTLNVEFTNKNGEKKLLKTLPVKKNEVIDATFMSAKKLDEFIAKSIDYAKEKGLLYSVHLKATMMKVSDPVMFGHFVKIFFKEIFEEFKTELANVGVNENNGMKDFFARIENLPCDECKKKILDRYNEILNLRPEISMVDSDNGITNLHVPSDVIIDASMPAMIRNSGKLWNKNGETKFTLAVIPDRSYALIYQAMVNDLKQNGELNPAAIGTVSNVGLMAQKAEEYGSHDKTFIMSEDGEICIKDEKGNEIFKFALEKGDIFRMTQAKDEPIKNWIKLAVNRAKSTGAKAIFWLDKNRAHDMNIKKIVESELKNYDLSGLDIEICDPYDAIIKSNAIIRSGKDCISVTGNVLRDYLTDLYPILELGTSAKMLSIVPLLNGGGLFETGAGGSAPKIAIQIPKENHLRWDSLGEFLALAVSLEHLAEIKNSGDIKIFADTLDSAVSTWLKNDKAPRKNAGEPDNRTSHFYLAMYWADELSKTKFKGDFENLANELKANEEKIMNELLGVQGKAVDMGGYYMFDENKANAVMRPSATLNKIID comes from the coding sequence ATGAGCGACATTATTTACACCTACACGGATGAAGCCCCTGCGATGGCGACTTTCTCGCTATTTCCTATTATTAAACGATTTTTAAAAAGTGCAAATGTTGATATTGAGATGATGGATATTTCACTTGCGGGTAGGGTTTTAGCAAATTTTGCTGATTATTTAAAACCTGAACAACAAATCCCTGATTTTTTGAAAATTTTGGGCGATATGACAAAAGAAAAAAGCGCAAATATCATAAAACTGCCAAATATTTCGGCTTCCGTGCCACAGCTTGTTGCTTGTATAGATGAGCTAAGAAGCAAAGGTTTTATGGTTCCAAACTATCCTAGTGAGCCAAAAGACGAAAAAGAAAAAGATATTTTTGCTCGTTATCAAAAAGTTTTGGGAAGCGCTGTAAATCCTGTTTTACGCGAAGGAAATTCAGACAGAAGAAGCGCAAAAGCAGTAAAAGAATACGCAAAAGCAAATCCGCACAGAAACGGAAAGTGGGATAAAGATACCAAAACAGAAGTTTTAGCGATGAGCGAAGGCGATTTTTATGCAAATGAAAAATCGCATATTTTTGCTGACGCTACGACCTTAAATGTCGAATTTACAAATAAAAACGGAGAGAAAAAGCTCTTAAAAACGCTACCTGTAAAGAAAAATGAAGTTATCGATGCGACATTTATGAGTGCGAAAAAACTTGATGAATTTATCGCTAAAAGCATTGATTATGCCAAAGAAAAAGGGCTTTTATACTCTGTTCATTTAAAAGCAACGATGATGAAAGTTAGCGATCCTGTGATGTTTGGACATTTTGTTAAAATATTTTTCAAAGAAATTTTTGAAGAGTTCAAAACAGAACTTGCAAATGTCGGTGTAAATGAAAACAACGGCATGAAAGACTTTTTCGCAAGAATCGAAAATTTGCCTTGTGACGAGTGCAAAAAGAAAATTTTAGATAGATACAACGAAATTCTAAATTTAAGACCGGAAATTTCAATGGTCGATAGCGATAACGGCATTACAAATTTGCATGTTCCAAGCGATGTCATAATTGACGCTTCAATGCCTGCGATGATAAGAAATAGCGGAAAACTTTGGAATAAAAATGGCGAAACAAAATTCACACTAGCCGTGATTCCTGATCGCTCTTATGCTTTGATTTATCAGGCAATGGTAAATGATTTAAAACAAAACGGAGAGCTAAATCCTGCTGCGATAGGCACGGTTTCAAATGTCGGTCTTATGGCTCAAAAAGCCGAAGAATACGGAAGCCATGATAAAACTTTTATTATGAGCGAAGACGGCGAAATTTGCATTAAAGATGAAAAAGGCAATGAAATTTTTAAATTTGCACTTGAAAAAGGCGATATTTTTAGAATGACACAGGCAAAAGATGAGCCTATTAAAAACTGGATAAAATTAGCCGTAAATCGTGCGAAATCAACAGGAGCGAAAGCTATTTTTTGGCTAGACAAAAACCGCGCTCACGATATGAATATCAAAAAAATCGTTGAGAGCGAACTTAAAAATTATGATTTAAGTGGGCTTGATATTGAAATTTGCGATCCTTATGACGCGATTATCAAATCAAACGCAATCATTAGAAGCGGAAAAGACTGCATTAGCGTAACGGGAAATGTTTTGAGAGATTATTTGACAGATTTATATCCGATTTTAGAGCTTGGAACTAGCGCAAAAATGCTCTCAATTGTGCCTTTACTAAATGGCGGCGGTTTGTTTGAAACTGGTGCTGGTGGTTCTGCGCCAAAAATCGCAATCCAAATTCCAAAAGAAAATCACTTGCGTTGGGATAGTTTGGGCGAATTTTTAGCTCTTGCTGTAAGTTTAGAACATTTAGCTGAAATCAAAAACTCTGGTGATATAAAAATATTTGCAGATACCCTTGATAGCGCTGTTTCAACTTGGCTTAAAAATGATAAAGCTCCACGCAAAAACGCAGGTGAGCCTGATAATAGAACAAGCCATTTTTATTTGGCGATGTATTGGGCTGATGAGTTATCAAAAACCAAATTTAAAGGCGATTTTGAAAATTTAGCTAACGAATTAAAAGCAAATGAAGAAAAGATTATGAACGAGCTACTTGGCGTTCAAGGCAAAGCTGTGGATATGGGCGGTTATTATATGTTTGATGAAAACAAAGCAAACGCAGTTATGAGACCAAGTGCTACGCTAAATAAAATTATCGACTAG
- a CDS encoding lactate/malate family dehydrogenase — MKIGIIGAGNIGANVAYGLICSEFSDKISQIALVDIIENLAIGKAFDLSHASAVFEKDIKVIGGSDYAILSSYDIVVITAGQTRKAGQSREDLLKINAKIVSEISAKIANIAPNSVIILVTNPLDFMVYTAYKSSGFPKNRVIGMAGELDSARLKCEISNLKNEKISQIKASVVGFHNDKMEILKDEIFIDNKKVEFSNKEFDEISQSTKNCGPKIVNLLGTSAFLAPASGIVKIIKQIMTEEDKTLICSVIDESEVPCGRFVKLRKFGVKEILKFNYSQNFTQNFAYFKEKIKNIEIKTQNKETK; from the coding sequence ATGAAAATAGGCATTATCGGAGCAGGTAATATCGGTGCAAATGTCGCATACGGATTGATTTGCTCCGAATTTAGCGATAAAATTTCACAAATCGCACTTGTTGATATAATCGAAAATTTAGCAATCGGCAAGGCATTTGACTTATCACATGCTAGTGCCGTTTTTGAAAAAGATATAAAGGTTATCGGCGGAAGCGATTATGCGATTTTAAGCAGTTATGACATAGTCGTTATAACGGCAGGGCAAACACGAAAAGCAGGGCAAAGCAGGGAAGATTTACTAAAAATAAATGCAAAAATAGTTAGCGAAATCTCTGCTAAAATTGCCAACATCGCACCAAATTCGGTTATTATCTTAGTTACAAATCCGCTTGATTTTATGGTTTATACAGCTTACAAATCAAGCGGATTTCCTAAAAATCGAGTTATTGGCATGGCGGGAGAACTAGATAGCGCTAGACTTAAATGTGAAATTTCAAATTTGAAAAATGAAAAAATTTCACAAATAAAAGCTAGTGTTGTGGGCTTTCATAACGATAAAATGGAAATTTTAAAAGACGAAATTTTTATAGATAATAAAAAAGTCGAATTTAGCAATAAAGAATTCGATGAAATCTCGCAAAGTACTAAAAATTGTGGTCCAAAAATCGTAAATTTGCTAGGTACTTCTGCGTTTTTAGCCCCTGCTAGCGGGATTGTTAAAATCATAAAACAAATTATGACAGAAGAAGATAAAACGCTTATTTGTAGTGTTATTGATGAAAGCGAAGTTCCTTGCGGAAGATTTGTAAAACTTAGAAAATTCGGTGTAAAAGAGATTTTGAAATTTAATTATTCGCAAAATTTTACGCAAAATTTTGCATATTTTAAAGAAAAAATAAAAAATATTGAAATAAAAACTCAAAATAAGGAGACAAAATGA
- a CDS encoding 4Fe-4S binding protein: protein MIEQNVAVWVDEARCKACNICVSYCPSGTLAMREDQNAIQGMMIEVIDPSTCIGCRECENHCPDFAIYVAEKGFKFGKLTPESKALAEKIKANNFMKPKE, encoded by the coding sequence ATGATTGAACAAAATGTCGCCGTATGGGTTGATGAAGCGCGTTGCAAAGCTTGTAACATTTGCGTTAGCTACTGCCCAAGCGGAACTTTGGCTATGAGAGAAGATCAAAATGCTATCCAAGGCATGATGATCGAAGTTATCGACCCTAGCACCTGTATCGGTTGCAGGGAGTGCGAGAACCACTGCCCTGATTTTGCGATTTATGTTGCAGAAAAAGGCTTTAAATTCGGCAAATTAACGCCTGAGAGCAAAGCTTTGGCTGAAAAAATCAAAGCAAATAACTTTATGAAACCAAAGGAATAA
- a CDS encoding 2-oxoglutarate synthase subunit alpha, with translation MREVISTGNILAAKAAVECGCNFFGGYPITPSSEVAHEMSKLLPRAGGRFIQMEDEISGISVALGAAMSGAKAMTASSGPGISLKSEQIGLAFIAEIPLVIVNVMRGGPSTGLPTRVAQGDILQAKTPSHGDYQSIALCPGSLEEAYTETVRAFNLATKFMTPVFLLLDETLGHMQGKANIPEIADLKIEQRAEFNGDPKDYKPYKANSDKPAVLNKFFKGYHYHVTGLHHGDTGFPTENGEMVDYNIKRLFNKINAHADEIALYEEYKLDDAEICIIAYGSVSRSAKAAIDKLRSEGVKVGLFRPITLWPSPEKKLKEIGKKFKKILVAELNLGQYLEEIQRVTLRDDFKTLLKANGRPLSPSEIIEKVKEF, from the coding sequence ATGAGAGAAGTTATATCAACAGGAAATATTTTAGCGGCAAAAGCTGCTGTTGAGTGCGGATGTAATTTTTTCGGCGGTTATCCGATTACTCCGTCAAGCGAAGTTGCTCACGAGATGAGTAAATTATTGCCACGCGCAGGTGGTAGATTTATCCAAATGGAAGATGAAATTTCAGGAATTTCGGTTGCATTAGGAGCTGCTATGAGCGGTGCAAAAGCGATGACGGCAAGCTCTGGTCCTGGAATTTCACTAAAATCAGAGCAAATTGGTCTAGCGTTTATCGCTGAAATTCCACTTGTTATCGTAAATGTTATGCGTGGCGGTCCATCAACAGGTCTTCCAACTCGCGTTGCACAAGGCGATATTTTACAAGCAAAAACTCCAAGCCACGGCGATTACCAAAGTATCGCTTTATGTCCTGGATCATTAGAAGAAGCTTACACTGAAACCGTTAGAGCTTTTAATTTGGCGACTAAATTTATGACGCCTGTTTTCTTGCTACTTGATGAAACGCTAGGACATATGCAAGGTAAAGCTAATATCCCTGAAATCGCTGATTTAAAAATCGAGCAAAGAGCCGAATTTAACGGAGATCCAAAAGATTATAAACCTTATAAAGCCAATAGCGATAAACCGGCAGTTTTGAATAAATTTTTCAAAGGTTATCACTACCATGTAACAGGTCTTCATCACGGCGATACGGGCTTTCCGACAGAAAACGGCGAAATGGTTGATTATAATATTAAAAGATTATTTAATAAAATCAACGCTCACGCTGATGAAATCGCGCTTTACGAAGAATACAAACTTGATGATGCCGAAATTTGCATTATAGCTTATGGAAGCGTAAGTCGCTCAGCAAAAGCTGCTATCGATAAACTTAGAAGCGAAGGCGTAAAAGTAGGGCTATTTAGACCTATTACTTTGTGGCCAAGCCCTGAGAAAAAGCTAAAAGAAATCGGTAAAAAATTTAAGAAAATTTTGGTTGCCGAGTTAAATTTAGGTCAATATTTAGAAGAAATTCAAAGAGTAACTTTAAGAGATGATTTCAAAACTCTACTTAAAGCAAACGGCAGACCGCTAAGCCCGTCTGAGATTATCGAAAAAGTTAAGGAGTTTTAA
- a CDS encoding 2-oxoglutarate ferredoxin oxidoreductase subunit beta gives MAFNYDKYLRVDKMPTLWCWGCGDGVILKSIIRAIDKMGWNMDDVCVVSGIGCSGRMSSYIDCNTVHTTHGRAVAYATGIKLANPDKHVIVVTGDGDGLAIGGNHTIHGCRRNIGLNHILVNNFIYGLTNSQTSPTTPKGFWTVTAQYGNVDPNFDAAKLAIGAGATFVGRQSVLNPNALEKLFVEGFSHDGYSFFDIFSNCHINLGRKNKMGEATKMLDWIDKRTISKVKFEAMSEEERKGLFPLGVLHKDDSHIEYTKAYQKVIEAAQNKTAINFEEIK, from the coding sequence ATGGCGTTTAATTACGATAAATATTTGAGAGTTGATAAAATGCCGACACTTTGGTGTTGGGGTTGTGGCGACGGCGTTATCCTAAAAAGTATCATTAGAGCGATTGACAAAATGGGCTGGAATATGGACGATGTCTGCGTTGTTAGCGGTATTGGTTGTAGCGGTAGAATGTCAAGCTATATTGATTGTAACACCGTTCATACTACGCACGGAAGAGCCGTTGCATACGCAACAGGAATAAAACTAGCAAATCCTGATAAGCATGTTATCGTTGTTACAGGCGATGGCGACGGACTAGCGATTGGCGGAAACCATACGATTCATGGTTGCAGACGAAATATCGGTCTAAATCATATTTTGGTAAATAACTTTATCTATGGTCTTACAAATTCGCAAACAAGCCCTACTACGCCAAAAGGCTTTTGGACTGTTACAGCTCAATACGGAAATGTCGATCCAAATTTTGACGCTGCAAAACTTGCAATAGGCGCAGGAGCTACATTTGTAGGTCGCCAAAGCGTTTTAAATCCAAATGCGCTTGAAAAACTTTTTGTTGAAGGTTTTTCACACGACGGATATAGCTTTTTTGACATTTTCTCAAACTGCCACATAAATTTGGGTCGTAAAAACAAAATGGGCGAAGCTACAAAAATGCTTGATTGGATCGATAAACGCACTATTTCAAAGGTAAAATTTGAGGCTATGAGCGAAGAAGAACGCAAAGGGCTATTCCCGCTTGGCGTGTTGCATAAAGATGATTCGCATATCGAATACACAAAAGCTTACCAAAAAGTCATCGAAGCAGCACAAAACAAAACAGCTATAAATTTTGAGGAGATAAAATGA
- a CDS encoding 2-oxoacid:acceptor oxidoreductase family protein: MNQLRFVGVGGQGVILAGEILAAAKIAKGGYGVKASTYTSQVRGGPTKVDIILDDNEILYPYANDGEIDFMIATAQSGYNLYKSDVKEGGIVVIEPNLVKPTDEDRKKFKIYEIPIITIAKYEVGNVITQSVVALAIAVEFTKCMEANVVKEEMLSTVPEKTKAVNEKAFDLGTKYAKEALKA; encoded by the coding sequence ATGAACCAGTTAAGATTTGTAGGCGTTGGCGGTCAAGGCGTTATCCTAGCAGGAGAAATTCTAGCTGCCGCTAAAATCGCAAAAGGCGGTTACGGCGTAAAAGCTTCGACATATACTTCGCAAGTGCGTGGCGGTCCGACAAAAGTTGATATTATTTTAGATGACAATGAAATTTTGTATCCTTATGCAAATGACGGCGAGATTGATTTTATGATCGCGACTGCTCAAAGCGGTTATAATCTTTATAAATCAGATGTTAAAGAGGGCGGAATCGTCGTAATCGAGCCAAATTTGGTAAAACCGACAGATGAAGATCGTAAAAAATTCAAAATTTACGAAATTCCAATTATTACAATCGCAAAATACGAAGTCGGAAATGTGATTACTCAAAGCGTTGTTGCTCTCGCAATCGCCGTTGAATTTACAAAATGTATGGAAGCCAATGTCGTAAAAGAAGAGATGCTTTCAACCGTTCCTGAAAAGACAAAAGCGGTAAATGAAAAGGCGTTTGATTTGGGAACTAAATACGCGAAAGAAGCTTTAAAAGCTTAA
- a CDS encoding flavodoxin domain-containing protein, whose translation MAKLLVYATKGGDTKVVGEYIANKLGFEAKEAKDLTSDDLANANALVLAVSTHGDGQIHAKFDDKLDLLNSTDLGGKKVALVGVGNQERHPDDFCSGLAAFLPVLKKANLVGLWGAEGYKFNYSRAFINGKFVGLTIDFKGDKEWQNRADKWISEFKNEF comes from the coding sequence ATGGCAAAATTGTTAGTTTATGCTACAAAAGGTGGCGATACAAAAGTAGTTGGCGAATATATCGCAAATAAGCTTGGCTTTGAAGCAAAAGAAGCAAAAGATTTAACAAGCGATGATTTAGCAAATGCAAATGCACTTGTTTTGGCAGTTTCAACACACGGCGATGGTCAAATTCATGCTAAATTTGATGATAAACTTGATTTGCTAAATTCTACTGATTTGGGTGGCAAAAAAGTCGCTCTTGTAGGTGTCGGAAATCAAGAAAGACACCCTGATGATTTTTGTAGTGGTTTAGCAGCTTTCTTGCCTGTGCTAAAAAAAGCAAATTTAGTTGGTCTTTGGGGTGCGGAAGGTTATAAATTTAACTACTCACGCGCGTTTATAAACGGCAAATTTGTTGGTCTTACAATCGACTTTAAAGGCGATAAAGAGTGGCAAAATAGAGCCGATAAATGGATAAGCGAATTCAAAAACGAATTCTAA
- a CDS encoding MBOAT family O-acyltransferase produces the protein MSFFSIEFFSVFILFFCIYWAFKNHYKTQNYLILLFNYALILTFSPHFLLVILFYTAFIYYSAFFIHYKKTKFALLASVFFAICYLCFFKYYDQIYAEFSAVLAFFGFESINLQIAFPIGISFYTFASITYLTAIYKKEQKIVSFLTLACYLSFFATLVAGPICKSKFLMPQFERKREFKNADLIFTLLIFAAVKKLIIASYLGDFVTGVFDDPHSFSFMQILLAINLYGVWLYADFSGYVDIVTALALCIGFELPKNFDMPYISKNVKEFWQRWHISLSNFIKDYVYIPLGGNRHGEFRRSLNLLIAFGLSGIWHGVGLNFLIWGLLHGVAVVFLNLTSSWRIKTPFLAVFLNYLYVSFAWVFFANDKFSDVLNIFKALGEVRLYSSYSEFVIAVMLCFLLFFYTKFTNGKERLNLALQKMPFALKPIVLSALFIAIFTFMPSGIPNFIYASF, from the coding sequence ATGAGTTTTTTTTCGATTGAATTTTTTTCCGTTTTTATACTATTTTTTTGCATATATTGGGCTTTTAAAAATCATTACAAAACGCAAAATTATCTGATTTTGCTTTTTAATTACGCGCTTATTTTAACTTTTAGCCCACATTTTTTACTAGTTATTTTATTTTACACGGCTTTTATTTACTATTCTGCTTTTTTTATACATTATAAAAAGACCAAATTTGCGCTTCTTGCGAGTGTCTTTTTTGCGATTTGTTATCTTTGTTTTTTCAAATATTACGACCAAATTTATGCCGAATTTAGTGCAGTTTTAGCGTTTTTTGGCTTTGAAAGCATAAATTTACAAATCGCTTTTCCGATAGGAATTTCATTTTATACTTTTGCTTCGATTACATATCTTACGGCGATTTACAAAAAAGAGCAAAAGATTGTTTCATTTTTAACTCTTGCTTGTTATTTGTCCTTTTTTGCGACACTTGTTGCAGGTCCGATTTGCAAAAGCAAATTTCTTATGCCACAATTCGAGCGAAAAAGAGAGTTTAAAAATGCAGATTTGATTTTTACGCTTTTGATTTTCGCAGCCGTTAAAAAGCTCATTATCGCAAGTTATTTGGGCGATTTTGTAACAGGCGTTTTTGATGATCCACACAGCTTTTCATTTATGCAAATTCTCCTTGCTATAAATTTATACGGAGTTTGGTTGTATGCCGATTTTAGCGGTTATGTCGATATTGTTACGGCTCTTGCGCTTTGTATTGGATTTGAGTTGCCAAAAAACTTCGATATGCCTTATATTTCAAAAAATGTGAAAGAATTTTGGCAAAGATGGCACATAAGTTTATCAAATTTTATAAAAGATTATGTCTATATCCCGCTTGGCGGAAATCGCCACGGCGAATTTAGGCGTTCTTTAAATTTGCTAATCGCATTTGGGCTATCAGGAATTTGGCATGGTGTTGGGCTGAATTTTTTGATTTGGGGTTTGTTGCACGGCGTGGCTGTGGTGTTTTTAAATTTAACCTCATCGTGGCGGATTAAAACGCCGTTTTTAGCAGTGTTTTTAAACTATTTATATGTTAGTTTTGCTTGGGTATTTTTCGCAAATGACAAATTTAGCGATGTTTTAAATATTTTTAAAGCTTTGGGTGAAGTTAGGCTGTATTCGTCATATTCTGAGTTTGTTATCGCCGTTATGCTCTGTTTTTTGCTCTTTTTTTATACCAAATTTACAAACGGCAAAGAAAGGCTAAATTTAGCGTTACAAAAAATGCCGTTTGCGCTTAAACCGATTGTGCTAAGTGCCTTATTTATCGCTATTTTTACATTTATGCCAAGCGGAATTCCAAATTTTATTTATGCGAGTTTTTGA
- a CDS encoding DUF459 domain-containing protein, giving the protein MIKFVATLLFCALCSLFFMQESFFTYLEQKYHNDFNLREISANSCLGSGAKAYKFVKNGFKNEIEFTNPNEKICENLLNSLTLPKEQNFMATDMNLTQISQEVFEYFRQSKEQNAKNQKLARQNKILEDNKKKILQLRENAKKIAQNSQKTEQNDTNKTANLAANADENLAKPEVKIASIKPKRTGTKISLNSGDGVIFVGDSVMEYVARAAKQIFPKSNLRAFDLSKHSTGLLTKKYHDFNKEIKKTMREVGGVKLVVVLLGANDVWGKRIDGANREFYSEQWINFYKNNIDEIYETASLGGAQVLWLSLPCMKKKSFDSKIRKLNKIYKEENTKFGGIFMRTDDYICKNGEYISHLNLGNKTIKLRQDDEIHITKAGSMLIAKEILRMINVN; this is encoded by the coding sequence ATGATTAAATTTGTTGCGACTTTACTATTTTGCGCTCTTTGTTCGCTTTTTTTTATGCAAGAATCGTTTTTTACATATTTAGAACAAAAATATCACAACGATTTTAATCTGCGTGAGATTAGTGCAAATTCGTGCTTAGGAAGTGGCGCAAAAGCCTATAAATTCGTCAAAAACGGCTTTAAAAATGAAATCGAATTTACAAATCCAAACGAAAAAATTTGCGAAAATTTGCTAAATTCTCTAACGCTTCCAAAAGAGCAAAATTTCATGGCAACAGATATGAATTTAACGCAAATTTCGCAAGAAGTTTTTGAGTATTTTCGCCAAAGCAAAGAGCAAAATGCCAAAAACCAAAAATTGGCACGGCAAAATAAAATTTTAGAAGATAATAAAAAGAAAATTTTGCAGTTGCGTGAAAATGCAAAAAAAATCGCACAAAATTCTCAAAAAACAGAGCAAAATGACACAAATAAAACGGCAAATTTAGCAGCCAATGCAGATGAAAATTTAGCAAAGCCGGAAGTTAAAATAGCCAGTATAAAACCAAAACGCACAGGAACTAAAATTTCTTTAAATTCGGGCGATGGTGTGATTTTTGTCGGCGATAGCGTTATGGAGTATGTCGCAAGAGCGGCAAAGCAGATTTTTCCAAAGTCGAATTTAAGGGCTTTTGATCTTAGCAAACACAGCACAGGGCTTTTGACAAAAAAATATCACGATTTTAACAAGGAAATCAAAAAAACTATGCGCGAAGTTGGCGGTGTTAAGCTTGTTGTTGTATTGCTTGGTGCAAACGATGTGTGGGGCAAACGCATTGACGGCGCAAATAGGGAGTTTTACTCAGAGCAGTGGATAAATTTTTACAAAAACAATATCGATGAAATTTACGAAACAGCCTCGCTCGGTGGCGCACAGGTGCTTTGGCTTTCGCTTCCTTGTATGAAAAAGAAATCGTTTGATTCTAAAATTCGCAAATTAAATAAAATTTACAAAGAAGAAAATACAAAATTTGGCGGAATTTTTATGCGAACAGATGATTATATTTGCAAAAACGGCGAGTATATTTCGCATTTAAATTTGGGAAATAAAACGATAAAACTTCGCCAAGACGATGAAATTCACATAACAAAAGCAGGTTCAATGCTAATAGCAAAAGAAATTTTAAGGATGATAAATGTTAATTAG